The sequence ATTACAGCGCGCATTTTCCGATCGTGGAGCTGGACTCTACATTTTACGCGATTCAGCCGGAGCGCAATATCCGGAAATGGATACGGGAGACGCCGGATCATTTCCAGTTCATCGTCAAAGCGTATCAGGGGATGACCGGTCATCTGCGCGGGGAGCTGCCGTATGAATCGAAGGAGGAAATGTTCCGGCTGTTCCGTCTGTCATTGCAGCCGCTCGAGGAAGCGGACAAGCTGTCGATGATCCTCATACAGTTCCCGCCTTGGTTCGATTGTGTCAAAGAGCATGTCGAGGAAATACGATACATATGCGGGCAGCTGGAAGGGTTCGATCTGGCTGTCGAGTTCAGGCACCAGTCCTGGTATTCGGAGCAGCTGCGGGAAAAGACGTTCAAGTTCCTGTCCGACAACAAACTGATCCACGTCATCACCGACGAACCGCAGGCCGGGGAAGGCAGTGTGCCGTTCATCCCCCGGGTGACGCATCCGGATAAGGCGATGGTACGGCTGCATGGACGCAATCTCGCCGGCTGGAAAAACCCTGGCGGCAGCCGGGAAGCCTGGCGGAAA comes from Sporosarcina trichiuri and encodes:
- a CDS encoding DUF72 domain-containing protein, which codes for MIEIGLTGWGDHPDVYAPTSSAKDKLIDYSAHFPIVELDSTFYAIQPERNIRKWIRETPDHFQFIVKAYQGMTGHLRGELPYESKEEMFRLFRLSLQPLEEADKLSMILIQFPPWFDCVKEHVEEIRYICGQLEGFDLAVEFRHQSWYSEQLREKTFKFLSDNKLIHVITDEPQAGEGSVPFIPRVTHPDKAMVRLHGRNLAGWKNPGGSREAWRKVRYLYDYNDRELQEIQAAVEQASEHAAYTAVIFNNNSGGHAAGNAKQFQQMLGLSFEDLAPKQLDIFEGE